The Bradyrhizobium sp. WBAH42 genome includes a window with the following:
- a CDS encoding SDR family NAD(P)-dependent oxidoreductase: MSGALPAGHRMSGKVCLVTGGGSGIGRATVLRMASEGAEAVIVAGRREAEIGATAAACRELGTEAIALKTDITKDDEVARLVRTAVERCGRLDVAFNNAGFQERRAPLEEQGTEIYDSVFDTNVRALFLCLRHQLPAMLAKGRGSIVVNASVSGVRNPNPGFSLYSASKAAAISLTRSAAMENAPRGIRINAVAPGRVVTDMMLRAGVGDVATVSAGLPLRRMGSPEEVAEAVVWLSSDASSYVVGHVLAADGGFLAS, encoded by the coding sequence ATGAGCGGAGCTTTGCCGGCAGGTCATCGGATGAGCGGCAAGGTCTGCTTGGTCACGGGCGGCGGCAGCGGCATCGGGCGCGCCACGGTGCTGCGGATGGCATCCGAAGGGGCGGAGGCGGTCATCGTCGCCGGCCGGCGCGAGGCCGAGATCGGGGCCACCGCCGCCGCGTGCCGCGAGCTCGGCACCGAGGCGATCGCGCTCAAGACCGACATCACGAAGGACGACGAGGTCGCGCGTCTCGTCCGCACAGCCGTCGAGCGCTGCGGCCGGCTCGACGTCGCCTTCAACAATGCCGGCTTCCAGGAGCGCCGGGCGCCGCTGGAGGAACAGGGCACGGAGATCTACGACAGCGTGTTCGACACCAATGTTCGCGCGCTGTTCCTGTGCCTGCGCCATCAATTGCCGGCGATGCTGGCGAAAGGCCGCGGCAGCATCGTCGTCAACGCCTCCGTCAGCGGCGTGCGCAACCCCAATCCCGGCTTCTCGCTCTATTCGGCCTCCAAGGCTGCCGCGATCTCGCTGACGCGCTCGGCGGCGATGGAGAACGCGCCGCGCGGCATCCGCATCAACGCCGTCGCGCCCGGCCGCGTCGTCACCGACATGATGCTGCGCGCCGGCGTCGGCGATGTTGCGACGGTCAGCGCCGGCCTGCCGTTGCGGCGGATGGGCAGCCCGGAGGAAGTGGCCGAGGCCGTGGTGTGGCTGTCGTCGGATGCGTCGTCCTATGTCGTCGGCCACGTGCTCGCCGCGGATGGAGGATTTCTGGCGTCGTGA
- a CDS encoding MarR family winged helix-turn-helix transcriptional regulator: MAELSLIDDIRAASRLMVRELGFMDATVAASGYPPSAVHTILEIGIRGPMTSGELGDFLRLEKSSVSRLVRKLIDSGELKEIPDEADARSKRLSLTAKGRRTLEALHAFGRQQVRGALAALTPAEQRTVREGMMLYAQALRQSRVEEAAV; the protein is encoded by the coding sequence ATGGCCGAACTTTCGCTGATCGACGACATCCGCGCCGCCTCGCGCCTGATGGTGCGCGAGCTCGGCTTCATGGACGCCACGGTGGCGGCCTCGGGCTATCCGCCCTCCGCTGTGCACACGATCCTGGAGATCGGCATCCGCGGTCCGATGACGTCGGGCGAGCTCGGCGATTTCCTGCGGCTGGAGAAATCCAGCGTCAGCCGCCTGGTGCGCAAGCTGATCGATAGCGGCGAGCTCAAGGAGATTCCGGACGAGGCGGATGCGCGCAGCAAGCGGCTGTCGCTGACGGCAAAGGGCCGGCGCACGCTGGAGGCACTGCATGCGTTCGGCCGCCAGCAGGTGCGCGGCGCGCTGGCGGCGCTGACGCCGGCCGAGCAGCGCACGGTGCGCGAGGGCATGATGCTCTATGCGCAGGCGCTCAGACAGAGCCGGGTGGAGGAAGCGGCGGTGTAG
- a CDS encoding SDR family oxidoreductase, with amino-acid sequence MQVTGKVVVVTGGANGIGKALCEAFHNAGAAKVVVADMDAANARAVAAMVDGAAFKCDVAQEKDIVHVIEETERQFGPIALFCSNAGIGGGFDPMSENAGGASDEPWQRSWAIHVMAHVYAARHLVPRMRARGGGYFLNTISAAGLLSQVGSPAYSTTKHAAVGFAENLAISHKAHNIKVSILCPQGVDTNMLRSIPKGPQSGDGDLTPEQVAKDVLAGLEQETFLILPHPQVLGYMRKKTENYDRWIGGMAKIQAKMRDEFRK; translated from the coding sequence ATGCAGGTGACCGGCAAGGTCGTGGTCGTCACGGGCGGCGCAAACGGCATCGGCAAGGCGCTGTGCGAGGCCTTTCACAATGCGGGTGCGGCCAAGGTCGTGGTCGCGGACATGGACGCCGCCAATGCGAGAGCGGTCGCCGCCATGGTCGATGGCGCCGCCTTCAAATGCGACGTCGCGCAGGAAAAGGACATCGTCCACGTCATCGAGGAGACCGAGCGGCAGTTCGGGCCGATCGCGCTGTTCTGCTCCAATGCCGGCATCGGCGGCGGCTTCGATCCGATGTCGGAGAATGCCGGTGGCGCGTCCGACGAGCCGTGGCAGCGCAGCTGGGCGATCCACGTCATGGCGCATGTCTATGCGGCGCGGCATCTCGTCCCCCGCATGAGGGCGCGCGGCGGCGGCTATTTCCTCAACACAATCTCGGCCGCGGGCCTGTTGTCGCAGGTGGGCAGTCCGGCCTATTCGACGACGAAGCACGCCGCGGTCGGTTTTGCCGAGAACCTCGCGATCTCGCACAAGGCCCACAACATCAAGGTCTCGATCCTGTGTCCGCAGGGTGTCGACACCAACATGCTGCGCTCGATCCCCAAGGGCCCGCAATCCGGCGACGGCGACCTGACGCCCGAGCAGGTGGCGAAAGACGTGCTCGCCGGCCTCGAGCAGGAAACATTCCTGATCCTGCCGCACCCGCAAGTGCTCGGCTACATGCGCAAGAAGACCGAGAACTACGACCGCTGGATCGGCGGCATGGCCAAGATCCAGGCCAAGATGCGGGACGAGTTCCGGAAGTAG
- a CDS encoding hemolysin III family protein, translated as MTVFQMKQFASNSVHAAADAIGWDYDRAELIADGIVHAIGVLSGLIAATVLVVLTAVYADSTDIVGVSIYVAGLLSMLVLSATYNLWPVSPAKWLLRRFDHSAIYLLIAATYTPFILELKDSVFALVLLAGVWCVAILGIVLKLLYPGRFDRVSVGIYLAMGWSGMMLYDSVVRALPTLALGFILAGGLLYSFGVIFHAWRRLRFQNAIWHGFVLAGAACHYTAVLDLVLS; from the coding sequence ATGACCGTCTTCCAAATGAAACAGTTCGCGTCCAATTCCGTCCACGCCGCAGCCGACGCGATCGGCTGGGATTACGATCGCGCCGAGCTGATCGCCGACGGCATCGTCCACGCGATCGGTGTTCTCTCAGGCCTCATCGCCGCAACCGTGCTGGTGGTGCTGACGGCGGTCTATGCCGACTCCACCGACATCGTCGGCGTCTCGATCTATGTCGCCGGCCTGCTCTCGATGCTGGTGCTGTCGGCGACCTATAATCTCTGGCCGGTCTCGCCGGCCAAATGGCTGCTGCGCCGCTTCGACCATTCCGCGATCTATCTCTTGATCGCCGCGACCTACACACCGTTCATCCTGGAGCTGAAGGACAGCGTGTTCGCGCTGGTACTGCTCGCCGGCGTCTGGTGCGTGGCAATTCTTGGCATCGTGCTGAAGCTGCTCTATCCCGGCCGGTTCGACCGCGTCTCGGTCGGCATCTATCTCGCGATGGGCTGGAGCGGCATGATGCTCTACGATTCCGTGGTCAGGGCGTTGCCCACGCTGGCGCTGGGCTTCATCCTTGCCGGCGGCTTGCTCTACAGCTTTGGCGTGATCTTCCACGCCTGGCGGCGGCTGCGCTTCCAGAATGCGATCTGGCACGGCTTTGTCTTGGCCGGCGCGGCATGCCATTATACCGCGGTGCTCGACCTCGTGTTGAGCTGA
- a CDS encoding YcjX family protein, translating into MAFSFQDMVEEARLSARALIDYGEHFFNPTVRLGVTGLSRAGKTVFITALIHGLTRGGRFPVFEAYASGRIARAHLAPQPDDAVPRFAYESHLRALIEERRWPNSTVDISELRLVIDYQRPNGADRTLTLDIVDYPGEWLLDLPLLHKSYEQWSAESLALSREAPRAHLAAEWHTHLATLKPEAREDEQATLTAAKLFTDYLRACRDERFAMSLLPPGRFLMPGNLADTPALTFAPLDLPAGGEAGEGSLWAMMVRRFEAYKDVVVRPFFRDHFARLDRQIVLADALSAFNSGPEALHDLEAALSGILDCFNIGRSTILSSLFRPRIDRILFAATKADHLHHSSHDRLEAVLRRAVSRAVARAENTGAAIDVVALAAVRATREAQVARGRDKLPSILGTPAAGESAGGEFFDGNTEVATFPGDLPVDPEPLFNGTDAFRGLAREAAGNSDFRFLRFRPPRLEREGADEPTLPHIRLDRALQFLIGDKLS; encoded by the coding sequence ATGGCATTCAGTTTCCAGGATATGGTCGAGGAGGCGCGGCTGTCGGCCCGGGCGCTGATCGACTATGGCGAGCACTTCTTCAACCCGACGGTGCGGCTTGGTGTCACCGGCCTGTCGCGCGCCGGTAAGACCGTATTCATCACCGCGTTGATCCACGGGCTGACGCGCGGCGGCCGGTTTCCGGTGTTCGAGGCCTATGCCTCGGGCCGGATCGCGCGAGCGCACCTGGCGCCGCAACCGGATGATGCCGTGCCGCGCTTTGCCTATGAAAGCCATCTGCGCGCCCTGATCGAGGAACGGCGCTGGCCGAACTCGACCGTGGACATCAGCGAGCTCAGGCTCGTGATCGACTACCAGCGCCCGAACGGCGCCGATCGCACGCTGACGCTCGACATCGTCGACTATCCCGGCGAATGGCTGCTGGACCTGCCGCTGCTCCACAAGAGCTACGAGCAATGGTCGGCGGAGAGCCTGGCCCTGTCGCGCGAGGCGCCGCGCGCGCATCTCGCGGCCGAGTGGCACACCCATCTCGCAACGCTCAAGCCCGAGGCGCGCGAGGACGAGCAGGCGACGCTGACGGCCGCCAAGCTCTTCACCGATTATTTGCGCGCCTGCCGCGACGAGCGCTTTGCGATGAGCCTGTTGCCGCCCGGCCGCTTCCTGATGCCCGGCAATCTCGCCGATACGCCGGCGCTGACCTTTGCGCCGCTGGATTTGCCCGCTGGCGGAGAGGCGGGCGAGGGATCGCTGTGGGCGATGATGGTGCGGCGCTTCGAGGCCTACAAGGACGTCGTGGTGCGGCCGTTCTTCCGCGATCATTTCGCGCGGCTCGACCGCCAGATCGTGCTGGCCGATGCGCTCTCCGCGTTCAACTCCGGCCCCGAGGCGCTGCACGATCTCGAAGCCGCGCTATCAGGCATTCTCGACTGCTTCAACATCGGCCGCAGCACGATCCTCTCCAGCCTGTTCCGGCCACGCATCGACCGCATCCTGTTCGCGGCCACCAAGGCGGATCATCTGCATCATTCCAGCCACGACCGGCTCGAGGCGGTGCTGCGCCGCGCCGTCTCGCGCGCGGTCGCACGCGCGGAGAACACCGGCGCAGCGATCGACGTCGTCGCGCTCGCCGCCGTGCGCGCCACGCGCGAAGCGCAGGTGGCGCGGGGCCGCGACAAGTTGCCGTCGATCCTGGGAACACCGGCCGCAGGCGAAAGCGCCGGTGGCGAGTTCTTCGACGGCAACACCGAGGTTGCGACCTTTCCGGGCGATCTGCCCGTCGATCCCGAACCGCTGTTCAACGGCACGGATGCGTTCCGCGGGCTCGCGAGGGAGGCGGCGGGGAACAGCGATTTCCGCTTCCTGCGCTTCCGGCCGCCGAGGCTCGAACGCGAGGGGGCCGACGAGCCGACGCTGCCACACATCCGCCTCGACCGTGCCTTGCAGTTCCTGATCGGAGACAAGCTGTCATGA
- a CDS encoding YcjF family protein, which yields MTDRSKPRRPATFRLDDPGVVVTEADETSRLARATIQITPEPDPAMLPVPVQAALPARRGFPWGTLFWSGLAGLTLLGTGLGVVHLIEDLFARNETLGFVGLAFACVTALALAVVIGREAFGLARLATIEKLHQRAAAVLASDDRKESRVIVQDLLKIAHQNPQLARARATLESHAGEIIDGADMIRLAERELMSPLDAEARRLVSSAAQKVSIVTAVSPRAAIDVLFVFVAALRLIRQLAYLYGGRPGALGMIRLLRHVITHLAITGGMAASDSLVQQMLGHGIAAKLSQRLGEGVLNGLLTARLGLAAIDVTRPLPFAALPPPKLSDLATDLLRKKDGEE from the coding sequence ATGACCGACCGATCGAAGCCACGGCGGCCGGCGACGTTCCGTCTGGACGATCCCGGCGTCGTCGTCACCGAGGCCGACGAGACCAGCCGCCTCGCCCGCGCGACGATCCAGATCACGCCGGAGCCGGATCCCGCGATGCTGCCGGTGCCGGTGCAAGCCGCACTCCCGGCGCGGCGCGGTTTTCCCTGGGGCACGCTGTTCTGGTCGGGGCTCGCGGGATTGACGCTGCTCGGCACCGGGCTCGGCGTAGTCCATCTGATCGAGGATCTGTTCGCGCGCAACGAAACGCTCGGCTTCGTCGGTCTTGCCTTCGCCTGCGTCACCGCGCTGGCGCTCGCGGTGGTGATCGGGCGCGAGGCGTTCGGGCTGGCGCGGCTTGCGACCATCGAGAAGCTGCATCAGCGCGCTGCGGCCGTGCTGGCCAGCGACGATCGAAAGGAGAGCCGGGTCATCGTGCAGGACCTGCTCAAGATCGCGCACCAGAACCCGCAGCTGGCGCGGGCCCGCGCGACGCTGGAGAGCCATGCCGGCGAGATCATCGACGGCGCCGACATGATCCGCCTCGCCGAGCGCGAGCTGATGTCGCCGCTGGACGCGGAAGCGCGGCGGCTGGTGTCCTCAGCGGCGCAAAAGGTCTCGATCGTCACCGCGGTCTCGCCGCGCGCCGCAATCGACGTGCTGTTCGTGTTCGTGGCGGCGCTGCGCCTGATCCGCCAGCTCGCTTATCTCTATGGCGGCCGTCCCGGCGCGCTCGGCATGATCCGCCTGCTCCGCCACGTCATAACCCATCTCGCCATCACCGGCGGCATGGCCGCGAGCGACAGCCTGGTGCAGCAGATGCTCGGCCACGGCATCGCGGCGAAGCTGTCGCAGCGGCTCGGCGAAGGCGTGCTGAACGGATTGCTGACGGCGCGGCTGGGATTGGCCGCGATCGATGTCACGCGGCCGCTGCCCTTCGCGGCCCTGCCGCCGCCGAAGCTGTCGGATCTGGCGACCGATCTGCTGCGGAAGAAGGACGGCGAGGAGTAG
- a CDS encoding glycosyltransferase family 39 protein: protein MTLLRIVYASVIELRTDEAYYWTWSKEAALSFLDHPPGIAWLIRFGTAIFGDTNLGARFGGIVAMLVTQLLLADIVRRLTHDARAIVFAVLMPEAALYYGLLMAKVAPDVAMIPFAVAMMWSLVRLAQSGDGRWWLAAGLFAGLAMLSKFTVIMFAPAVAAFLLVPDWRWRWLRSPYPYLAVLVAIAVFSPVLIWNAQHDWASFRFQGVRATANYGLSLRTIGDYIGLQFGLVGFVMLPVVLTGLVLTAWRGYRTREPVAILLSTAVLVPFAYFFFKSLTLRVGDTWPMFMWPVGFAATAVNLVTMRKEGWSARMLESSLFWVRTAIVSGIGFTIIVFLYYVAAPWNLLGKLDPIGAEAGYEQVAARAQAALDETGATWIATTDYRTYAMMRWLFRGRVPVIEINERGRFQDFRDPGMDKIKGHAGIYVGREPDNRAPVWESIPARREQLGQVERRWRGVLTDTYAIEKISGWTPELSPPKDSPLFWWRVLAGEFEARSRA, encoded by the coding sequence ATGACGCTGCTCCGCATCGTCTACGCCTCCGTCATCGAGCTGCGCACCGACGAAGCCTATTACTGGACCTGGTCCAAGGAGGCTGCGCTCAGCTTTCTCGATCATCCCCCCGGCATCGCCTGGCTGATCCGCTTCGGAACCGCGATCTTCGGCGACACCAATCTCGGCGCTCGCTTCGGTGGCATCGTCGCGATGCTGGTGACGCAGCTGCTGCTCGCCGACATCGTCCGCCGCCTCACCCATGATGCGCGCGCGATCGTGTTCGCGGTGCTGATGCCGGAAGCCGCGCTTTACTACGGCCTTCTGATGGCCAAGGTCGCGCCTGATGTCGCCATGATCCCGTTCGCGGTCGCGATGATGTGGTCGCTGGTGCGGCTGGCGCAAAGCGGCGACGGACGCTGGTGGCTGGCGGCGGGCCTGTTCGCGGGCCTCGCGATGCTCTCGAAATTCACCGTGATCATGTTCGCGCCGGCGGTTGCCGCTTTTCTGCTGGTGCCGGATTGGCGCTGGCGCTGGCTGCGCAGTCCTTACCCTTATCTCGCCGTCCTGGTCGCGATCGCCGTGTTCTCGCCGGTGCTGATCTGGAACGCGCAGCACGACTGGGCCTCGTTCCGCTTCCAGGGCGTGCGCGCGACCGCCAATTACGGCCTCTCGCTGCGTACGATCGGCGATTACATCGGCCTGCAATTCGGCCTGGTCGGCTTCGTCATGCTGCCGGTGGTGTTGACGGGCCTGGTGCTGACGGCATGGCGCGGCTATCGCACGCGCGAGCCGGTCGCGATCCTCTTGTCGACCGCGGTGCTGGTGCCGTTCGCCTACTTCTTCTTCAAGTCGCTGACGCTTCGCGTCGGCGACACCTGGCCGATGTTCATGTGGCCGGTCGGTTTTGCCGCCACCGCGGTCAATCTCGTCACGATGAGGAAAGAGGGATGGTCCGCCCGGATGCTGGAATCCTCGCTGTTCTGGGTCAGGACAGCGATCGTCTCAGGTATCGGCTTCACCATCATCGTGTTCCTCTACTACGTCGCCGCGCCCTGGAATCTGCTCGGCAAGCTCGACCCGATCGGTGCCGAAGCCGGCTACGAGCAGGTGGCCGCGCGCGCGCAAGCTGCGCTCGATGAAACCGGCGCGACCTGGATCGCGACCACGGACTACCGCACCTACGCCATGATGCGCTGGCTGTTCCGTGGCCGCGTGCCCGTGATCGAGATCAACGAGCGCGGCCGCTTCCAGGATTTCCGCGATCCCGGCATGGACAAGATCAAGGGTCACGCCGGAATCTATGTCGGGCGCGAGCCGGATAACCGCGCGCCGGTGTGGGAGTCGATCCCGGCCAGGCGCGAGCAGCTCGGCCAGGTCGAACGCCGTTGGCGCGGCGTCCTGACGGACACCTATGCGATCGAGAAAATCTCAGGCTGGACGCCGGAGCTGTCGCCGCCGAAGGACTCGCCGTTGTTTTGGTGGCGCGTGCTGGCGGGGGAATTCGAAGCCCGTTCGCGCGCATAG
- a CDS encoding adenylate/guanylate cyclase domain-containing protein: protein MATAPRQMSVVRATGVRQVRLVCGIILFAYVVSHFLNHALGNISVDAMETGVYYHTLFWQFLPVAIVFYTAALTHMGLGLYALYQRRQFRWRTIEPLQLVLGLSIPVLVMGHVIGVRLGQTLYGHEKLYPQELYLFFVAAPGRLWQMTILLLIAWVHGCIGIYFWLRLKPFFTRAAPYLLAAAVLIPTLSLLGVYQGGRSVAADSDDGEWRTHNLTRRQVGTAAEGNTLDRIAGGLTIGYFGLLGLVLVARGARALRERRGGMIALSYGNGKTVRVPKGLSVLEASLRHNVPHASVCGGRARCSTCRIRIIGDHDTLPTPSQREAFVLTRVGTADPSIRLACQLRPTSDLSFFQLFTPHTHGADGQASTSASIGQERYLVSLFVDMRGSTQLAEKRLPFDTVFIVNRFLGAVSQAVIENGGQPNQFVGDGMLALFGLAADPQTACRQALKAAAGIATHIDALNDLLSHDLRQPIRFGIGIHGGEVIIGDIGYRDHIVFTALGDAVNVAARLQDMTKTLACEAIVSEEIRRTADIAEDALPQQEVAIRGRDEVLAVRVVANARELAGLVDRSERVAA from the coding sequence ATGGCCACCGCTCCCAGACAGATGTCCGTCGTCCGCGCCACCGGCGTGCGGCAGGTGCGGCTCGTCTGCGGCATCATCCTGTTCGCCTATGTGGTCAGTCATTTCCTCAACCATGCGCTCGGCAACATCTCGGTCGATGCTATGGAGACCGGGGTCTACTACCACACGCTGTTCTGGCAGTTCCTCCCGGTCGCGATCGTGTTCTACACGGCCGCACTCACCCATATGGGGCTCGGCCTCTACGCACTATATCAGCGCCGCCAGTTCCGCTGGCGGACGATCGAGCCACTCCAGCTCGTGCTCGGCTTGAGCATCCCCGTGCTCGTCATGGGCCACGTCATCGGCGTGCGGCTCGGACAGACGCTGTACGGACACGAGAAGCTCTATCCGCAGGAGCTCTATCTATTCTTCGTCGCGGCGCCGGGCCGACTCTGGCAGATGACGATCCTGCTTCTCATTGCCTGGGTGCACGGCTGCATCGGCATCTATTTCTGGCTTCGGCTGAAGCCGTTCTTCACGCGCGCGGCGCCCTATCTGCTCGCGGCCGCCGTGCTGATCCCGACGCTGTCGCTGCTCGGCGTCTACCAGGGCGGCCGCAGCGTTGCCGCCGACAGTGACGACGGCGAATGGCGTACGCACAATCTCACCCGCCGCCAGGTCGGAACGGCTGCGGAAGGCAACACGCTCGACCGCATCGCGGGCGGTCTCACCATCGGCTATTTCGGACTGCTTGGACTGGTGCTCGTGGCGCGCGGCGCGCGCGCCTTGCGCGAACGTCGCGGCGGCATGATCGCGCTGTCCTACGGCAACGGCAAGACGGTGCGCGTCCCCAAGGGCCTGTCCGTGCTGGAAGCGAGCCTGCGCCACAACGTGCCGCATGCCAGCGTCTGCGGCGGCCGCGCCCGCTGCTCGACCTGCCGCATCCGCATCATCGGCGATCATGACACCCTTCCCACACCGTCGCAGCGCGAGGCCTTCGTGCTCACCCGCGTCGGCACCGCCGATCCCTCGATCCGGCTGGCCTGTCAGCTGCGCCCGACCTCCGACCTTTCCTTCTTCCAGCTCTTCACGCCTCACACGCATGGAGCGGACGGGCAGGCCTCGACATCCGCCAGCATCGGCCAGGAGCGCTATCTCGTCAGCCTGTTCGTGGACATGCGCGGCTCGACGCAGCTGGCCGAGAAGCGGCTGCCGTTCGACACGGTCTTCATCGTCAACCGCTTCCTCGGCGCGGTGTCGCAGGCGGTCATCGAGAACGGCGGCCAGCCGAACCAGTTCGTCGGCGACGGCATGCTGGCCCTGTTCGGCCTCGCGGCCGACCCGCAAACCGCGTGCCGGCAGGCGCTCAAGGCCGCAGCCGGGATCGCCACGCATATCGACGCGCTCAACGACCTCCTGAGCCACGATCTGCGCCAGCCGATCCGCTTCGGCATCGGCATCCACGGCGGCGAGGTCATCATCGGCGACATCGGCTATCGCGATCACATCGTCTTCACCGCGCTCGGCGATGCCGTCAACGTCGCGGCCCGCCTGCAGGACATGACCAAGACGCTGGCCTGCGAGGCGATCGTTTCGGAAGAAATCCGCCGCACCGCTGATATTGCCGAGGACGCCCTGCCGCAGCAGGAGGTCGCCATCCGCGGCCGCGACGAGGTGCTCGCGGTGCGCGTGGTGGCGAATGCGAGGGAGCTGGCGGGGCTGGTCGATCGCAGCGAGCGCGTGGCGGCTTAA
- a CDS encoding molybdopterin-dependent oxidoreductase, which translates to MFDRRDLLKGAGLAALAAGLDATRALALDTVTLPFANGERPLVKYPQKRPMIGLTSRPPQLETPFAVFNDGPITPNNAFFVRYHLSDLPYDLDPDKFTLEVKGKVDKPLKLSLKDIRKMKATELVAVNQCSGNSRGFFEPRVAGGQLANGAMGCARWRGVPLKVVLETAGVQAGAKQVTFNGMDGPVNDKTPDFVKALDIDHASDGEVMLAYGMNGEDLPFLNGFPLRLIVPGYYGTYWVKHLNEITVIDNVYDGFWMKSAYRIPDTPNNAVEPGTAPKATIPINRFTIRSFITSIPDGAKLKAGAVTLRGIAFDGGKGIKAVEVSTDAGKTWVSAKLGKDLGKYAFREWKLPVKLAAGSHELKVRATGNGGETQPDTPRWNPAGYLRNVVETVRVSVA; encoded by the coding sequence ATGTTCGATCGACGCGACCTGCTCAAAGGTGCGGGCCTCGCCGCGCTGGCGGCAGGATTGGACGCCACCAGGGCGCTGGCCCTCGACACCGTGACCCTGCCCTTCGCCAACGGCGAACGACCGCTGGTGAAGTATCCGCAGAAGCGGCCGATGATCGGCCTGACCAGCCGGCCGCCGCAGCTCGAGACGCCGTTTGCGGTGTTCAACGACGGCCCGATCACGCCGAACAACGCATTCTTCGTGCGCTATCACCTCTCCGACCTGCCCTACGATCTCGACCCCGACAAGTTCACGCTGGAGGTCAAGGGCAAGGTCGACAAGCCGCTGAAACTGTCGCTGAAAGACATCCGGAAGATGAAGGCGACAGAGCTCGTCGCCGTCAACCAATGCTCCGGTAACAGCCGCGGTTTCTTCGAGCCGCGCGTGGCCGGCGGCCAGCTCGCCAACGGCGCGATGGGCTGTGCGCGCTGGCGCGGCGTGCCGCTGAAGGTGGTGCTCGAGACGGCGGGCGTGCAGGCCGGCGCCAAGCAGGTGACGTTCAACGGCATGGACGGGCCGGTCAACGACAAGACGCCGGATTTCGTCAAGGCACTCGACATCGATCACGCCAGCGACGGCGAGGTGATGCTGGCCTATGGCATGAACGGCGAGGACCTGCCGTTCCTCAACGGCTTCCCGCTGCGCCTGATCGTGCCCGGCTATTACGGCACCTACTGGGTCAAGCACCTCAACGAGATCACCGTCATCGACAACGTCTATGACGGCTTCTGGATGAAGTCGGCCTATCGCATCCCCGACACGCCGAACAACGCGGTCGAGCCGGGCACTGCGCCGAAGGCGACCATCCCGATCAACCGCTTCACCATCCGCTCCTTCATCACCAGCATCCCCGACGGTGCCAAGCTGAAGGCGGGAGCGGTGACCCTGCGCGGCATCGCTTTCGATGGCGGCAAGGGCATCAAGGCGGTCGAGGTCTCCACCGACGCCGGCAAGACCTGGGTCAGCGCCAAGCTCGGCAAGGATCTCGGCAAGTACGCCTTCCGCGAATGGAAGCTGCCGGTGAAGCTCGCGGCCGGCAGCCACGAGCTCAAGGTCCGCGCCACCGGCAATGGCGGCGAGACCCAGCCGGACACGCCGCGCTGGAACCCGGCGGGCTATTTGCGCAACGTCGTCGAAACCGTCCGCGTCAGCGTGGCCTGA
- a CDS encoding cytochrome c, translated as MQRTVLLAITLAAAALMGSSLAAPVNYKTPDEVAAFKPGPNLEVVQGNCGACHSSDYVATQPPMKDKRAFWQAAVTKMIKVYGAPIDDADVGKIVDYLAATY; from the coding sequence ATGCAGCGCACCGTTCTCCTCGCCATCACGCTCGCCGCCGCCGCATTGATGGGCTCGTCACTTGCAGCGCCGGTCAATTACAAGACCCCCGACGAGGTCGCCGCCTTCAAGCCCGGACCCAATCTCGAGGTCGTGCAGGGCAATTGCGGCGCCTGCCATTCGTCCGACTACGTCGCCACGCAGCCGCCGATGAAGGACAAGAGGGCCTTCTGGCAGGCCGCGGTGACCAAGATGATCAAGGTCTATGGCGCACCGATCGACGATGCCGATGTCGGCAAGATCGTCGATTATCTGGCTGCGACGTATTGA